A region of Deltaproteobacteria bacterium DNA encodes the following proteins:
- a CDS encoding peptidase M4 family protein, whose translation MHRHLLLRIVPPHMLKHLAETGDTRLPELAWRTLVASEQFRGGRQAIGAITPLAATPTGAKRCT comes from the coding sequence GTGCACCGTCACCTTCTCCTCCGCATCGTACCCCCACACATGCTGAAGCACCTCGCCGAGACGGGCGACACAAGGCTCCCCGAGCTCGCATGGCGCACCCTGGTCGCCTCCGAACAGTTCCGCGGCGGCCGCCAGGCAATCGGCGCGATCACCCCCCTGGCCGCCACGCCGACCGGGGCCAAGCGGTGCAC